The proteins below come from a single Benincasa hispida cultivar B227 chromosome 4, ASM972705v1, whole genome shotgun sequence genomic window:
- the LOC120076054 gene encoding uncharacterized protein LOC120076054: protein MTSASMNLLNAEILTEFNYTTWKELIKTMFMVNDLNFVLTEECPPIPTFDATQNVRYAYKRWMKANFEARVHILACIIISDALAKRFESMVNALRIMQSVQKLFE, encoded by the coding sequence ATGACTAGCGCTTCAATGAACCTTCTTAATGCTGAAATATTGACCGAATTCAATTACACAACTTGGAAGGAATTGATTAAAACTATGTTCATGGTTAACGACCTTAACTTCGTCTtgactgaggaatgtcctccaattcCAACCTTTGATGCAACACAAAATGTTCGTTATGCATACAAAaggtggatgaaggctaattttGAGGCTCGGGTTCACATTTTGGCATGCATCATCATATCTGATGCCTTggccaaaagatttgagagcatGGTCAATGCACTTCGAATCATGCAATCAGTGCAAAAGTTGTTTGAGTGA